A region of the Leishmania panamensis strain MHOM/PA/94/PSC-1 chromosome 10 sequence genome:
gcattgcggcggagctgctgtgctgccgaGGTTGGGGAATGCGGACGCTGTCGTCTGTGGCGCCCTCGGAGAGAATCAGTGAGCTGAGTAGCCTCGCCACATGGTGGGATGCCggcgcttttcttcttcggcCACTCCTCCTGTGCTTTCGCGCACTGCGTTGCCTTTTCTACGCGACTGTGGGCCGACTTGATGCGGCAGTATCGCCCCACTACTCGACGCGTAGGAGCGCATCGCCGACCTCGCtcaacgccgctgccaccagcagcggcgtacATCCATTCTACCGTCTCGAAGGTGCTGTGCAAACTCGTATTGATCGCTATATCGCCGACACGCACCGCACCTTCGAGCCACTGCACACCCATGCGgctgcgacgacgacggtacCGTCTATGTCGGTGACGACCCACGCTGGAAGCAGCATCACACCCGCAGACCACGGCCTTTCACAGTCGACAACAGTAAGTGCGAAGGCTGTTGGAGCGGCACAGACCCCGACTCAGGGAGCAAccttgcctcctcccctgtcCTCTATTTCGACATCTGCCCCGGTCTGCCGGCAGTCGGTGGGTGTGTACTGGCTGCATGGCCGCCGGCCGCCTACCTGGaccgctgcttcagctgaGGATCTGTCGACCATGTCGACACCGCAGCCACCCTCTCCTGctccggtggtggtgctgctgctctgcccttctctcctgcaAGGAAACGGGTTGTGCCAGCACACCGTAACGCGCCTCAGTCACTTGTGTCAGCTGCTGACCCTTGCTGGTGTGTGGCAGGATTCCTTCGCCACAGAtgatgcagctgcacctaacggagaggcagaggccgaCCGAGCCGGTTTGCCCACTCTGCGTGGCACAGCGATCACAAAGATGACACAGGCGCACGATGAATCAACGGATAGCGCTGATGCCCTGCAAAGCTCCGCGCCAGGTACAGAGAAAAAGCCGGGCAACCTTGTGCTCTCTACTACCAACAGCAGCTACAGCGGAAGCAGTGATAGCAGTGGGGCTGAGGTCAATCACcaaccgccgctgcaggtaACCCTGTCATCACCGCCATTGGCCACACGCCCTGTCACTAGGCCCGCCGCGCAGTGGTACGCAGCTGTGCCTGTTGTGGAGCTTCGGGTGTCTGCGACGTCACCGGAGCGCGCCGACGACGTATCAATGCCTCCGCTGACGCTGAAGGACTTGCGACACATTGTTGAGCGACTGCGAGGCAACCTGGAGTCGTGCCTACCGCCGCCAACGAAATACTCAAAGACCCCCGCGTCTACCAAAGCGGGTCGTGCGACTCGCCGTGATTTGTTTGATCCGTCGCCGGCGGAAGGCGCAGCCCCTAAGGTGCAAGCTACCACACATAATCCACGACGCGCGGTGTACATTGTGGCGGTTGGCTGGTCGGAAGCGGCGAGCCCTCTTTTGGAGTTGGCCatcacacagcagcagcagcagcaccagcagcagtcatCAACAaacagtggcggcagcaccgaagACGAGAATGAGGACAGCTGTGGTGCGCAGACACCGGCGCGCCTTGACGGTGTTGTCTGCATCTCGCACACGCTTTCATCCGCCTTTCAGCTTCTCCCTCAGCAGCATGCAGAAGCGATGGCGCTTAAGCAACACTCGCAGACTAGACCATTACCAGCACGGGCAGCTTGGCGTGCGTCGCATcagagcgccagcaccgttGGAAGCAGTAGCACCTTGAGCGCAATAGCGGGCCCTGCCAGCTCGGCCTCATCAGTGACGGCGAGGCtgcacgctgcgccgcacatGCCGCGCATCCTCTCGAGCCTCACCACTGGGCCGGCGCGACTGCTTGTCATGCTGACACGGATGCAGCTCATCGCTGACGCCCTGCTCGCCCACCGGCAGCATCAAGAGCAGTGGCAGGGAGGCGGTATGGCTGTGGTGGGGAATGGGGCGATTCCCGGATCCGTGGGAGCGCGCCATtgcgcagaggcgcacgctgacacgccgccgtcgcaggcgGGTCCAGCGTCGGCACCTGCCCTCTCCTTATACCGCATTCTCCACATTTTTCGCGAGGTTCGCGAGGAAGTAAACCGGGCACAGCGCGGCCTGGACAGAGCCACCATCGTGTGGACCCACCAGCAACAACATTTGCAGGCCCGTTTGGCGCAACGAAGCGCCGGCCTCGCTCGTATCCCCTTCCCGAGCGCTGGCAACTTCTCTGCCCTAACGTCAAGGATCATGGACAACGATATCGACTCAAGGGTCACTCGTGCGGCATCGGAAGGACAGCACTCGCTGCCGATGCACAGGCAGCCGCCCCCACTGCCACCTTCATCCACCTCCGCTGGTGCATCTTCCCCATCGGCCCCCACGGCAACTCCACAACCGCAACACACCCTTAGTCCAACGCCATTCTCTAAATTCGGCCGCACCACCTCACCACTGGTATCGCTCGCCTCGATAGCTCTGGCGGCATCGTCAAGCGATGTGGCAGCTGGGACCGCGTCTGAGGGCTCCACTGCGCGCGGAGGTATTCGGTACGATGCTGTTGGGAACGCCAATGTACTCACTCCACCAGCCTTCAGCTCtactggcggtggcggtagtgTGCCGTCGTTGCTCAGTGTCGACCAAGATACACCGCAGACTCATGACGAGCAGCATTCACTTTCTCGGCATCATCACTTCAGCCATACATTGCCGCTGATCATGCGCCAAGATTTCTCGCAGGAGCCATCGGTACTGTGGGGCCTGCCCCGCCTCGAGACTGTTACAGACTGGGAAGAGCTGGCGAAGTCACCAATAATGGCGgaggtccagcagcagcagcgccttgagGCGGCTAACACGACGGCGAATGACCTGCTCCCGCCACCCTCCGTCGACCCCCCGACGCTGCTCAGTTGTGGTGCGATGCGGGTGACACCGACGTCCGCgatcggcagcggcgccggtggtgggggccggcgccgcttcctATCGAAGCCAGAGGTGGgaagggaggcggagagaccCGCAGCAAGCGGTTCCCTTGTCACACCATCCTCCTTCTCCGACAACCCGCTGCGCTGTGCCTGCTCGTACATGTCTACCGAGGACGTGATTGCCTCCTGTACACTACAGGTGGTATCCCCGACAGCTCGGCAGGCAGCTCGCCTGCCTGTAAGCGCGGCTGCAGgggcagcaccaacagcagccacagaTGAGGAGCGCAGCGTCCTCGTTGGCGTGCCTTCGATGGGGTCGAGTATGTCGCATACCGCAGTGAGAAATCACCACGATTCCGCCGACAGAGAGCACGCGGCGCCGTCCCTCGCGCAGGGGAAGGCGGTCATTGAGGCGAGCTACAACTtggaggcgacgctgccgccatcaGCAGACACCCTAGCAGCAcagagcaccgctgccaaaGCGCCGTCGCCCTCTGTGCGGACTGCCACCTCACACGGCGGCAACACCAGCAGCTTGGGTATGGGGGGAACAGAAGGTAAACGTGGCAACACCGCCTCTTCTAGTGCGGGGCCTAGTTCGCGGGAAGGAGTGTTGCATGCGCCCACTAGGTCAGCGAGGTCGCTGGTGTCACACTACGGCCCACCATGCAactctccgccgccgcagcag
Encoded here:
- a CDS encoding hypothetical protein (TriTrypDB/GeneDB-style sysID: LpmP.10.0320), whose amino-acid sequence is MSISSSVTYALLCVYYACRTVLLFMVETVLFLPTYYLVERHDTPSAWLGRRGEAQVQPVLSTAYQYQKAEEWDASIYSNTADIVTVGARATPLESSTREMEDSRCILSRKAVSRIRSLHTANECTSRWCPQVPRTANPSSVTYPTGTPQQRPQQQRWQLFPRLYSHPPPGIPQSRYDGGDGDDDMNDSAGSCSSYTLANTPLAATLQPPLSMAIAEASGWHDCSSGGEMVPISLLSSPMQRSQFPRGKRHYSGVLDEEDTAYASFNGRLGSLVRDVVDGEYQQPYVTNAFFDGLAVKVLPSAQQQEQQHLSAALRKRVDNTEADLSARWGHRQSRAASRRAAARTASTSISAATARERLCAMVPGWCTVVFHSPTQRSATRGSPVEEASSTFRGQYGFLPPWYAVHARAQLLLALADPLLRIAAELLCCRGWGMRTLSSVAPSERISELSSLATWWDAGAFLLRPLLLCFRALRCLFYATVGRLDAAVSPHYSTRRSASPTSLNAAATSSGVHPFYRLEGAVQTRIDRYIADTHRTFEPLHTHAAATTTVPSMSVTTHAGSSITPADHGLSQSTTVSAKAVGAAQTPTQGATLPPPLSSISTSAPVCRQSVGVYWLHGRRPPTWTAASAEDLSTMSTPQPPSPAPVVVLLLCPSLLQGNGLCQHTVTRLSHLCQLLTLAGVWQDSFATDDAAAPNGEAEADRAGLPTLRGTAITKMTQAHDESTDSADALQSSAPGTEKKPGNLVLSTTNSSYSGSSDSSGAEVNHQPPLQVTLSSPPLATRPVTRPAAQWYAAVPVVELRVSATSPERADDVSMPPLTLKDLRHIVERLRGNLESCLPPPTKYSKTPASTKAGRATRRDLFDPSPAEGAAPKVQATTHNPRRAVYIVAVGWSEAASPLLELAITQQQQQHQQQSSTNSGGSTEDENEDSCGAQTPARLDGVVCISHTLSSAFQLLPQQHAEAMALKQHSQTRPLPARAAWRASHQSASTVGSSSTLSAIAGPASSASSVTARLHAAPHMPRILSSLTTGPARLLVMLTRMQLIADALLAHRQHQEQWQGGGMAVVGNGAIPGSVGARHCAEAHADTPPSQAGPASAPALSLYRILHIFREVREEVNRAQRGLDRATIVWTHQQQHLQARLAQRSAGLARIPFPSAGNFSALTSRIMDNDIDSRVTRAASEGQHSLPMHRQPPPLPPSSTSAGASSPSAPTATPQPQHTLSPTPFSKFGRTTSPLVSLASIALAASSSDVAAGTASEGSTARGGIRYDAVGNANVLTPPAFSSTGGGGSVPSLLSVDQDTPQTHDEQHSLSRHHHFSHTLPLIMRQDFSQEPSVLWGLPRLETVTDWEELAKSPIMAEVQQQQRLEAANTTANDLLPPPSVDPPTLLSCGAMRVTPTSAIGSGAGGGGRRRFLSKPEVGREAERPAASGSLVTPSSFSDNPLRCACSYMSTEDVIASCTLQVVSPTARQAARLPVSAAAGAAPTAATDEERSVLVGVPSMGSSMSHTAVRNHHDSADREHAAPSLAQGKAVIEASYNLEATLPPSADTLAAQSTAAKAPSPSVRTATSHGGNTSSLGMGGTEGKRGNTASSSAGPSSREGVLHAPTRSARSLVSHYGPPCNSPPPQQPQQQQQQQPIPYPPPSRALALSSQAAALVELRVRSAQHAALIQRIRVPTLLVHARDDPVAPTSSLPFSLLQANPWITTVLTRRGSHAVFMESASDVWRRPRLVVTERLCPADTTLPASATGMMEDMVYWPSGGLINLGRVPGPRGLPSWDPLSASAASQWGAASLPSAATRSPQPPAPMPAARLQGPPPFPEDAKTKHLRGSGTSSSSTSISNSCSTDDFADDDDTGAGALVEWLPVKDVNAGVQQQQSNKRQCTAPPSRSHQQQRVAAAAVSQWQVRIEGTTWLERCICEYVEKVVLCPPAPPLSPPPIS